From a region of the Acanthochromis polyacanthus isolate Apoly-LR-REF ecotype Palm Island chromosome 3, KAUST_Apoly_ChrSc, whole genome shotgun sequence genome:
- the LOC110967814 gene encoding fibrinogen-like protein 1, whose product MLVMALLRTSVAFLLHLASSLAAPVPCEDKVVRLEAEIQNLMSVINDQHRYILELHSSQAHQLQHIPNSHLGVDNLYRDCSEVFADGNVANGLYVIRPDGSPTALSVYCDMNNGGGWTVFQRRKDGKESFDRAWVEYKHGFGDLFSPEGEFWLGNEPLHQLTSQGNYDLHIDMEDFEGNQRYAEYKNFRVDDEKDQYQLHLGEYSGNAGDALNEAHKQRWNGPCLMPGGVKFSTYDHPNEVEPDPDDVRCIRHSKSGWWFSKCDSGNLNGHYHDGPYKAMTDDGVVWYTWHGWSYSIKSVVMMLRAADLDAHLDDGSKAAGSTVPPPRRAPPPPPPRPLPPRRPLPPRRRGQ is encoded by the exons ATGTTGGTTATGGCGCTGCTCAGGACGTCTGTGGCCTTTCTGCTTCACCTGGCCTCCTCTCTGGCG GCTCCGGTGCCCTGTGAGGACAAAGTGGTCCGGCTGGAGGCGGAGATCCAGAACCTGATGAGCGTGATCAACGACCAGCACCGCTACATCCTGGAGCTCCACAGCAGCCAGGCCCATCAGCTGCAGCACATCCCCAACTCTCATCTGGGCGTGGACAACCTGTACAGAG ACTGCTCCGAGGTGTTTGCAGACGGTAACGTGGCCAACGGGCTCTACGTCATCCGCCCAGACGGATCTCCCACAGCGCTGAGCGTCTACTGTGACATGAACAACGGAGGAGGCTGGACCGTCTTCCAGCGCAGGAAAGACGGCAAAGAAAGCTTCGACAG AGCCTGGGTGGAGTACAAGCATGGCTTTGGAGATCTGTTCTCCCCCGAAGGAGAGTTCTGGTTGGGCAACGAGCCTCTGCACCAGCTCACCTCACAAG GAAATTATGATCTTCACATCGACATGGAGGACTTCGAGGGAAATCAACGCTACGCAGAGTACAAGAACTTCAGAGTGGACGACGAAAAG GACCAGTACCAGCTACATTTGGGGGAGTACTCTGGGAACGCCGGCGACGCTCTGAACGAAGCCCACAAGCAGAGGTGGAACGGTCCCTGTTTGATGCCCGGCGGCGTCAAATTCAGCACCTACGACCATCCCAACGAGGTGGAGCCGGATCCCGACGACGTCCGCTGCATCCGGCACAGCAAGTCGGGCTGGTGGTTCAGCAA GTGCGACTCGGGGAACCTGAACGGTCATTACCACGACGGGCCGTACAAGGCGATGACGGACGACGGCGTGGTGTGGTACACGTGGCACGGCTGGTCCTACTCCATCAAATCCGTGGTCATGATGCTGCGAGCCGCTGACCTGGATGCACACCTGGACGACGGCAGCAAGGCGGCCGGCAGCACCGTGCCTCCTCCTCGTcgtgctcctcctcctcctcctcctcgtcctcttcctcctcgtcgtcctcttcctcctcgtcgTCGCGGTCAGTAA
- the LOC127533474 gene encoding uncharacterized protein LOC127533474 — MFSRLGQSGDVLLEEVLLVEVLLEEVLLEEVLLVEVLLEEVLLVEVLLVEVLLEEVLLVEVLLEEVLLVEVLLEEVLLEEVLLEEVLLVEVLLVEVLLEEVLLEEVLLVEVLLEEVLLEEVLLEEVLLEEVLLEEVLLVEVLLEEVLLVEVLLEEVLLEEVLLVEVLLEEVLLEEVLLVEVLLEEVLLEEVLLVEVLLEEVLLEEVLLVEVLLEEVLLEEVLLEEVLLEEVLLEEVLLVEVLLEEVLLEEVLLVEVLLEEVLLEEVLLVEVLLEEVLLVEVLLVDTVRALFEDAIRTLRKCVDV; from the exons ATGTTCAGTAGACTGGGCCAGTCTGGAGAT GTTCTGTTAGAGGAGGTTCTGTTAGTGGAG GTTCTGTTAGAGGAGGTTCTGTTAGAGGAGGTTCTGTTAGTGGAG GTTCTGTTGGAGGAGGTTCTGTTAGTGGAGGTTCTGTTAGTGGAGGTTCTGTTAGAGGAGGTTCTGTTAGTGGAGGTTCTGTTAGAGGAGGTTCTGTTAGTGGAGGTTCTCTTAGAGGAGGTTCTGCTAGAGGAGGTTCTGTTAGAGGAGGTTCTGTTAGTGGAGGTTCTGTTAGTGGAGGTTCTGTTAGAGGAGGTTCTGTTAGAGGAGGTTCTGTTAGTGGAGGTTCTCTTAGAGGAGGTTCTGCTAGAGGAGGTTCTGTTAGAGGAGGTTCTGTTAGAGGAG GTTCTGCTAGAGGAGGTTCTGTTAGTGGAGGTTCTGTTAGAGGAGGTTCTGTTAGTGGAG GTTCTGTTAGAGGAGGTTCTGTTAGAGGAGGTTCTGTTAGTGGAGGTTCTCTTAGAGGAGGTTCTGCTAGAGGAGGTTCTGTTAGTGGAGGTTCTGTTAGAGGAG GTTCTCTTAGAGGAGGTTCTGTTAGTGGAGGTTCTGTTAGAGGAGGTTCTGTTAGAGGAG GTTCTGTTAGTGGAGGTTCTGTTAGAGGAGGTTCTGTTAGAGGAGGTTCTGTTAGAGGAG GTTCTGTTAGAGGAGGTTCTGTTAGAGGAGGTTCTGTTAGTGGAGGTTCTGCTAGAGGAGGTTCTGCTAGAGGAGGTTCTGTTAGTGGAGGTTCTGTTAGAGGAG GTTCTGCTAGAGGAGGTTCTGTTAGTGGAGGTTCTGCTAGAGGAG GTTCTGTTAGTGGAGGTTCTGTTAGTGGACACTGTGAGGGCATTATTTGAAGACGCTATAAGGACTTTGAGAAAGTGTGTAGACGTTTAG